CaaaaaatctgactgagttaggCTCAAAGAACAAACCGTGCAAAATTTTAAAATCTAAAATACAAAACTTATCAACTTTTATACTAAAGGACAACGTCATTTGGTGTAAACATTGAGTTTGTTTCTTTTAGTTGCCTGAATAGATATCGAACAAAACCCATAGCCCGTGTAATCTCACCAGTAATAAACTAATAACTAGGTGTAGGACCCGTGTAACCACACGGGTAGGTTTAGTAATGATcgaaatcaaatactaaaaaacagattataatatatcatttaaattttGGTCTTTAGTTCtatatgtttataaaataatGTTAAAGACAGTATGTGTGACCACACGGGTAGCTTTAATAACCATCGAAATAAATAAATGACAAAGTGCATATCTTGTTTTAGAGCATTCTATAACCATATTTTTATTTCCCTGTCAAAGACtcaaataaaaataaacttaataaacatttaaaattaaaaataaaaaatatgacaACACTAATGCAAGAAATACATTATATTATACATAATCATAAAAGGTAATCAATTTGCTGCCAAAGGGTCGTTAGGATTTACTTAGTAAATACATTCAGTTGATAGCCATCAAATTAAAAAATAATCAGTTCACTCCTAACGGGTCATTTGGATTTGCTTAGTAAAAATATTCAGATGATAGCTAGAAAATGTTGACAGAATACATACATACTTTTAGAACAGCTTTGCTAGAAATAAAATAATACAAATCACAATTCACACACAAATTAAGATCACTTCTTGATCAATGAAATTCACTTCACATAAAACAGAACACTAATGAAGATACATATATATAATCAGCAATAACTTTCAATTCATTAAAATGAACAACTGTAACTATATACTTACAGGTATAAAAAGATTCCACAGGCCTTCTTTCTTTGCAATCTCTTTCAATTTTTCCTCTTGTGGATGAACCGTCCAACGCATGGACGATTGAGCGAGCTTACTGAACTCTTGCTCCATTGGATAAACATGTTCCTCGATAAATTTAATCAGTTTGTCTCTTAAATCCTTACTGTGGAATCGGTGCTAATGACACACCTCTATAACGGACACCATTTTAGAAACCCATGAATCCATAGTCTCTTTCCATTCGGGAAAACCCTCGGGTATAACCGGCTCAGAGTTCAGCTCCTAAACAAACCAAAAAAATGCAAATTCACATCTCTAATTAAAAAAACCAATAATTAGGTTAATTAAAGTGATCAAAAAACTATGATGAACCTGAAACTTGGTTGTTGATGGCCGAGAACCGATTCTTCACAATCATGAAAATCACTTATAAAATGAAAAGGTTAGGACTTATATCGTAATGATTCAAGATACCTGAAAACCAATTTACTCAGTAATCAGTATGCAACTTTTTTTTAACCTAAACTATAATATAATTCATTTCAAATTAATATATAACACAAAGATTTTTACCATATTTTATTGATATAAAGCACATACGAATCATTTCAATAAAAAGGAGGATTTTCAAAGTTGTGAACAAAagctaaataaataaataaaaccctaGTTGTTGCTGGGATCAGAATGAAAAGCAATAGAATAATAATGATTACTGAATATATACATAAATTAAGATCCGATGTTAAGGAATTGAAGGTTGACAATTATGAGCAACAGTAACAATTTGATCAAGACAAAGTTCTAGTGAGATCATTTTATAGTCATCTAAAGTGTTTTCTTAATGCACgtcattttatataaataattaagaTTGTTATTGAAATAATATTGATAAGGAAATGCCCAAATAAATTAAAACCATAAACTTCAAAAAGATATACATGCTTATAAGACTTTGGGTCACAAAAATCAGGTCTGTTTTACCAAACCTATATATACATGTTTAGATCGATTAAGTAGATACCTGTTTAGATCGAAGAACACACCAGATTTTAGGCAAGATTGATGGAATCAGAATCGCTTTTTGATAGTTAGGGTTTCAATTACAAATAGCGATTGACCTGCTCATCAATTCTGTAACATAGCAAGCAACATTCAAAACAATGGACCAGAAATTTCTTGATGAAGAAggtgaaattagggtttgaatACATCATGTACCAAAACTGGATATAAGTAGATTGTACTGCATTAAAATATTGGATTCAAAACCAACAGTGGttcaaccactgttttaacccaacagtggtttaactcactgttttaacccaacagcgGTTTCAAGCACTGTTTttacccaacagtggtttcaagcACTGTTTttacccaacagtggtttcaaccactgttttaacACAACAGTGGTTTAActcactgttttaacccaacagcgGTTTCAAGCACTGTTTTTACCCAACAGTGGTTTAActcactgttttaacccaacagtgatTTAACTCACTGTTTTTAACCCAACAGTAGTTTCAACAATTGAAGGCCAGTAGATAACATCGAGCATCCTGTTAaaacccaacagtggtttaactcactgttttaacccaacagtgatTTAACTCACTgtttttaacccaacagtggtttcaacaaTTGAAGGCCAGTAGATAAGATCGAGCATCTTGTTAAGACCCAACATTGGTTTAACTCACTGTTTTAACCCACAGTGGTTTAACTCACTGTTTGAcccacgtacataaaaataagcattcAAATTTCCTAATTTTTGCATTAAACCACTGGAATAAGAAATATGAATGTTTAGTATAGCTTTACAATATAATCATACTTGTAATACCTTTGAATGCATCATCCTCAGAAATTTACTCAGACAACTTCATTAATTCATTGACTGAAGCTGCTTGGTGGTTACTATTAACAGACTGTCTTTACAATGCATGTATCTCTCTCTTCAATTTAGCAGACTCCTGTTCAGCCTGTGAAAAAGACGAAGGATTTTGTTCATCAACCATAAAAGAACACATATATCAAACAATAACCAAGATTTATATTACCAAGATAAGTTTTGTTCTCAAGGAATCCAATTGAGCATCAAGATCAGAGTTACCAACAGCTTCAATATCCATTGCATCACCATCAGATGCTTCATCCTGCAGACAGATAAGATATTGAATTTAGTACAAAGATATCTGTATGATGATTAAGATATCCAAGTTTTTAACTTCTGGAGACTTTTATATCTCAACTCAGGTtatcaaaatataaatatatatagccTTTCTCAAAGTAACTCTTTAGATCGaaatttcaatatatatatatatatatatatatatatatatatatatatatatatatcactacTTTTCTTATGTCACTGCTTCTTCTTCTTGTCAAGCGAGTCGTCGGTTTTCTCATCTGGTACATTCGATGAATTCGTAGACTCAATCGTCGTGTTTGAAGCTTTTTTGCCACACATCTTATTCTGTAGCATTcaatataataaaacataaattcagAATACAATGTGAATACAAATCAAAGAATTCAAATAGACTACAAAAATTGTTTTGGCGGATACTAATTTTGCTCAAAACTTAAAGGACATAAAATGCATTTTACCCATTTTTTTAACGTGAAACTTACCTTCTTTAACTCTGGTTTAGGAGGAGTTTCATGGTAAAAACTCGGAATCGGTGTTGCTTTGAACATAAGACTCTTTCTTAACATCTTAATCTCGGCTTCTTGATGTTCCTGgtacaaaaaatgaaaaataaaatacaatttctTGTTATAATCTACCACAAAGGGGTCCACGACCTTTACCTTTAAACAAAAATTCAAAACTTAAATTTACCTTTGTTTTTGCTTGCAGTGTGTTTTTTTCCTCTTCTTTTGCATGGATTTTCTCCTCGAGCTTCGAATACAACTGCCAAAACCAAAAGTTtagaaacaaaataaataaattaaagtCATTGAACTAATCATAGTTATGATCCACAAAGTCAAAAGAAAAGTCAATTTCCAACCGCTTTACGTTTTTCGGCTCTTTCGTTACACCTAAAACTAAAACTATATGCTGGCAGGGTTCCCTGTCTTTGTGGCTTCTCATCTCCTGTTGTGGAGCTTCTATTCAACAAAATTAAGGACAAACCGAGTATCTTCACATTCAATTTCGATTTGGAATATAAAGTATATAAGAATATACAAGATGCTGAAGTCTTGTATGAATTCTTTAAACGTGTAGTGAAACTTAAATTAACCTTTGTTTTTGCTTGCATTGTGTTTTTTTCCTCTTCTTTTGCATGGATTTTCTCCTCGAGCTTCGAATAGAACTGccaaaatcaaaagtttagaaacgaaataaataaattaatataatcttaattattgttattgaattaattataaaatctgcaaaaaaaaaatgaaagaaagatCAATACCATAAGATCCTTTTCGGGTTTGGTGGCTTCCAATGCCATGGGCACAGGTTGATCTTCCTCATCTTCAAATATCTTAAAACTCTCAGTTGACTGTATCGGCTTCAAAACGTCCTGATTTCGATAAAAAGCttcatttttttaagaaaacacTCATTAAAATAAACGATGATAGAGATCGACCAAAATCACAACCACATCTGAACCATTTTTTACCACTTACATTATACATACCTTCACTTCGTTTGTCACTTTGAACATACAAAATGCGCAAATTAGATCAAATTAGAGCAAATCACTTAAATAAAGAAAAGATGAAAACTATTCAAAAACTGTGCTGATATGCTACCTTGACCAATGGACTGAGAAAATAGTCCGATCATGATAACCGGACAGATTGTAATCTTATAATGTCCACTCCCCACACCTTAATGGTGAGATCATCACTACAAATTTAAGCCTCAATTATTGAGTTGTTAAAAGATAATGCCCATACTGTAGATGTGTGTCCACTGAAGTCATCATGATAAATTTATTAGATTTGTACATGATGCTACTTAATCAAGAGCATACGCTAAAAGACATGTGTGATTTACTTTAAATTGTCACCTGTTTGATTAACTTAGAGTCTGCACACAATGCCAAGCATCGCTATCACCATCCTCTGCCCAAACCTGAAAATACATGTAAACAATAGCACTGATTAACTAAAAGCACAGGTAAATTTCCCAATTCATAAGGTTTTTAGCAATAACAACCAGCCCGTAAAAATTTATAGTGGCCCGAATCGACAGAATACTTTACCAAACTGATCTCTGCAAGGAAAAATGGACCGTCAAACTTCCGAAGAGCGGATTCCTAATAATCAAAAGCAGCACCTGATCAAATTTCAAAACGTTACATTATAACAAAATGCAGATACAAAATGGCCATGTCACATATTTGATAGATTGATTAATACAAAAGGAGCTTTAACAAAAGTTTTGAGTCATACCAGCTTCTTTCACAACATCTCCTTGTTCCAAGAATCAAGACTTCAAAGAATCAAGACTCTTTCACAACATCTCTTTAAATCTTCTATCTCCATGTTGCAAGAATGAAGACTCGACTTCAAAGATTCTGAAACGGTTTTCGCTTCTTCCAGAGCAAAGACGACTTCTTTGTTTTCACCCTCAAACTTTATAGATAGTATAGATACCAAACTTGACCCATCAATACGTCGACATTTATTGGCATTAATAATAAAAAGAAATGCTTATAGCTAATCCTCGACAGTCGTTACCGACACAAACTGCTTCATTTATAGCTTTTGCGACACCTTTTCCATCATCATAGAGCAATCTCCTGCAAAACAGGTTATTCATTTTTTTAGatatgcatacatacatatatatagttGTTAACTGTGAGTGCTAATGACATTATCGAGGAAAGATGTACCTATGAAGCATCAACTCCAATTCACCGTCAACAATGCTTGATCCACCAACGGATCTATCTACCAAAACCGAGAGCTCACTTTTTTCATCTTTTAGGTaaattccaagattgatctggaAAATAATTTAACTTACGTTGAACATGTGTAATCCAGCTCGAGTAACGTATGAAAATTAATCAAAAAGTTAAAAGTACGCACAGGATAATAGTTTCCTGCAATAGGTTGATTCACTTCAAGATCCCAGTCTGCTCTATAGTCTCGAATCTGCCATTAGAAAATTAACTTAAATTATGATTTATGACCAAAAAATGTTTCTTCAAATTCATATGCTTAATGATATTCAATAATATGATAAAAAAATGcataaattatatattaaatatttgaTCAAATAGGAGTACTGCAGCATACCCGTTCAATGAAATCTCGACCGTTAGAATCAGTGTAAAATGTTTGGTTACTCTTTATGGTGGTTGAGATCTTGGTCGCAATCTCTTTCCCAACTCCATCACCAATAGGTATGAGACCCACCTGAAATTAATATTATTAGTGATATGCCGATAAACATGTtcacaaaaataataataatagtaacaaAGTATGTTGATCTTACAGTGAATTCGACTTCAGCATGTTCCTTATTTTTGTACACTCTAGTGATCTACCCAAGCATGAAAAGAAAACCTcaatattaaaaataaatttatgtttgatggattttaaaaatatatatataataaaaaggaTGTTAATCAAATCATAGATTGACCCCCTCAAAACTGTTATATTCTGTAATATCATTGAACATTATTAATCCGGCACTCGTTACATACATATCATACAACACGTTCATTCGAAGAAATTTTATACCTGCTTCTGCGAGCCAATAGGATATGTACCACTTGGACGAAAAATGTATGCTCCGGATGcctaaaacaaaataaaataaacccTTATGAGGGagctcatttttaacaaaaataatAGTTATAATAAAGTTACCTGTAGCCCCGTCGTTCCATCAAATCCAGCATAAAAGCTATATGATTGCTTCAAAGAGGCATCAATCTTTCATGACACAATATCAGACATGTTAGATACACATTAGCAATTTAAACAATAATCGACTATTTCAAATATCAAGCATAACAAACAAATAATCATATTACATGAAACTTTGTGACTATAACATGTTATTAgtgacaagaaaatgaaaaatatcgAACGAAGAATATGAAAATGTACTTACTGCGCTTCGACTATTAACATAATGAGAAAGCTTTCCTTCACTTCCGTATGCGTGTAGACCTCTTCTTTAACAGGGGTTAAAGTTGcgcatattaattttttttatcaataaACGTTGTTCAACATTCAAATCaatttattttaaacaaaaatagaCATTATACCTGCTTTTTTGGTACTTGAAATGGTGTATGTGCTAAAACCCAAAGGCTAACATTTCCTAAATAAAAACTAATGTGAATCATGATTGTTCTGGAATAAAAAAAGAATTCGACATCGCTTGAAATAACTGAAAAAGAAGACCATTTTATTTTAAGATTGTGATATACCAAGAGCCCTCTTAAGCCCTAAATTAGCAGGAAAAATTTGGAAATTTCAAACAAAAATTTGGCTAGTCGTTTTATCTAATACCATCAAAATCACCTTAACTACCAAAAGCATTCGATCCCCAACTATAAGGACACACCAAACATAAGGTGTAGGGTTTGATGAATTGAATATGCTCAGATTAGGGTTTGTGATTtgaaaaaacctaaaaaaaattgtaaaacctGGATTACCTGAACTATTTCTTCAATCAGAAAAAGCCCCAATAACAAAACCCTAATTCCTAAAATCCACAATCACAAAAAATCtaataaacaaaaacaataacAGTTACCAGGTCAAAAGGTTGAAACAAATCAGCTCCATAATCAGCGGATTAACCCAGTTGCGGCTGACCTTATTGAACCACACCCATATCAATAAGTAAAGATTAAAAAAATCGAAGGTGTTAGGGAAGACGAAGGTTTTTCTGCGACgattttctagagagagaaattAGCATAGATTAGAGGATTTCATAATTTCGAACTTGTTGATTGAGATGATTGTAATCGCCGGAGACAGGGTTGAAGATGGATTGAAGGTTGTCGCACAGGTTGATTGAGATCCGGAGGAGGCGATTCAATTGAAGATGGAATTTAGGGTTAGAAATCGCCAGAGGGAAGAAGGAAAATTGTGGATCTGATGTTTGTGATGAGATTGGGCATATCCCCATGtctttttaaaattcaaattaccCCCTTTAATTATGTACAATATATTATTTAGATTAATATAGATTACAAAATACAAAAAGGAATTATGACATCAACACTGACACTTGGCATAGCTTAGGAGTTGACACTAAGGCAGATTTACATCAGCCCATTTTCTcttattatatatagtatagactAGGTGTAGGACCCGTATAACCACACGGGTAGGTTTAGTAATGATcgaaatcaaatactaaaaaacagattataatatatcatttaaattttGGTCTTTAGTTCtatatgtttataaaataatGTTAAAGACAGTATGTGTGACCACACGGGTAGCTTTAATAACCATCGAAATAAATAAATGACAAAGTGCATATCTTTAGTTCGTATGTGTTTTAGAGCATTCTATAACCATATCTTGTTTTAGAGATTTACATCAGCTGCTGAATCAACCGTAGCTGATGGGGGTAATGATAGAAGCTCAGGTGATGCAGACATTTGCAAACGGCAAAGTTGTAAGAAGAAGACTGCAATAAGGATGAAATTAAAGGGTAATTATGGAGTGCTGAGTACAaatatttgattttgaaatgttTAAGGGAAAAGTATGGTgtaatcaattagggtttaaagAATATTGAAAAGGGGGAGAGTGAGaggtttattttaattaaatatctttttactttttataaaatagtcCTTGTATATAAATTATTTATACAATAACCCCTGGAAATGTGAAAAAACAAgtatgccctcatgtgcaaggctcATGAGTGATGACCATATTTAATCaaaaaatctgactgagttaggCTCAAAGAACAAACGGTGCAAAATTTTAAAATCTAAAATACAAAACTTATCAACTTTTATACTAAAGGACAACGCTATTTGGTGTAAACATTGAGTTTGTTTCTTTCAGTTGCCTGAATAGATATCGAACAAAACCCATAGCCCGTGTAATCTCACCAGCAATCAACTTTTTTTGAaaggccaacaaactcaatcccgaatactctcggggcacccactggacaaaaggagtactccgagagtaacccgagtccaccaccaattccagggaaaacccggtaacctacccgcccgtaggcacgacggtgaaatttgcggtaaaacccgtttggctcaaggatccaacccaggtttcctgagtctcctatcattgcccaccaatgcctcaccCACCGGTAATAACTAATAATCATTTGGCATCCCCTGTTCCACGCAGGCCTTTCTGAAAATACGACAGACGAGAGGTGAATAACCCCATCTAAAACCCTCCCTCCTTCCCTGGAGAGAATCTGAATGAAGTTTTAGATGCCTTACCCTGCAATAATGTTTATGAGAGTATCTCTGAATCCACTGAGGACTAGTTGCCGGCGCCTCCATTTGAGCCCTAGATTCATCATCAGCCCCCTTTTTCATCCctcatcatcgtcatcgtcatcgcaGCAGCGACTGTTGGTTTGttgctcttcttcttcttcttcttccagtCACCTGATTAAGAGAAGGGATTCCTCCTACTCGTTACCCTACTTCTACCAGCAGCGTTTGCCCTACGGCCGCTACGCTTACGACGAATATGCTTCCGAAGACGACTCTGACCTTGAACCTCCTCCACACTCCTCTCAAACTCTGGTTAGTCTTATATATTCTTTAAAATCATATCAATTTCTTATAATTCACAGCTGTTTATCATTCACAAACTCACTTTTACCACACAATTTAGCCACCAGCTGCAGTGtttatgatatatgttttatgggggtgtttgggattcctttttAACTTATGACTTATCAAAAGTCCTTCTCACAAGTGAGAAGTTAGAATTTGTAACTTCTCAATTTCTCCTTTTTAAAGCTAATTCAAGCCATAAAAGTCCTTTTGAGAAGGTGTTTGGAATTCCTTTTAACCCTAAAAGTTCTTCTAACcttctggggtagcccagttggccagccTCACCCAGTCTCTTCTTGAGGTCACCGGTTCGATTCCCGGCAATGCCCTAATGGGGTGTTGGGGCTCTTCACCGTGGGTAATCACCGCCAGGCAGCTATGGGGCTAAGCTAGCTTGCGGAGTTGCAATACTCCGGCGGATGGGAGGTCCGTgcaactaccccccccccccccctaaaagtTCTTCTTATAAGATGTTTGGGGTTCCTTTTAACTTCTAAGAAGTTAATAAGTCAAAAGTAGCTCCAAAGTAAGTTAATCCAAACACCCACTATGTTTGAGCACCGCTTGCCTGCGGGCGTGCGCATATCATGTGTATATGTGTGGGCCCTCGAGGGGGCAAAGTGAAATtacactaattttaacgttattttactaattttgtgaaaataacgttaaaagcggtggacgtttaatcatgcatcatgtggtggtgttCATCGCCGAAAGACAAAAGactacatgcactaatcggcctttgtcccgattggtgagtgttatgtgccttatgtccaaggcttgatgcaaaactactatcaagccggggtaaggttgtctacatcttaccctcctcagactctaccttagctttgctattggtgggaattactgagtatgatgatgataatgttTGAGCAAGCCTTTGGAATCATGTAGCCAATTTTAGCATAGAAGGTTTCACTTTTTATAAAGTAGGTTTTGATATTCTATAGTTGTGATTTCAACAAAGATAGATTTAAACTTATATAACAGGGGGCTTCAACTcttgacaacattgacgagtggCAATGGAAGCTAACTACACTCATTAGGAAAAAAGATGAGCAAGAGTTAGTTTCACGTGAAAGAAAAGATAGAAGAGATTTTGACCAACTTTCTGCACTCGCTACTCGCATGGGATTACACTGGTATCATGTCTTTGTTTTAActcttcatttttttttgtttctttgtctACTTATACTTATAATCTTTGCAGCCGACAATATTCAAAAGTAGTTGTTTTTAGTAAAGTTCCATTGCCAAATTACAGACCAGATCTCGATCAAAAACGCCCACAAAGAGAGGTAGATTTATATGAAGTTTCTTCTTATGTAATTTTTGCAACGTCATTCATGCTACAAAAGAGAACTTTTAATGTTTAGTGTCAAACTGAAAGTGATACATGCCTACTTGATAACTTATTAGACATACAAGATTCTTCACGACATAAATTCATGCATGTTGTGATACCAATTTGACAAGACTTGGCTAGGATATACTAAGTTTTTAAAATGATCCTGAACTCTATTCTTAGTTGAAAATATCTGGTTAAGAGGTTTGTTTGAATATGTCTAGGTGGTTGTTTCTTCAGAACTACACAGTCGGGTTGATTATCATCTTAAAGCGCACCTTTCACGAAAGTCTGTTGCCAGAGATGGTTATCCAAATAACACTATGACTACATCCCCTGGTCTTAAAACTGATCATGAGCAAGACGAGCCTCATAGAAGAAGTCCTGTTGCAGAGGGAATTCTCAGGCGTAAGAGTTTTCAGCTTCGCAATATTCAACAAGATTGGCAGGTTTATTTCGTGTCTTTTAATTTTCTGCAACTTCATGCATCACCAAGTTCATATAGCAATCCAATGGTTAGGGGTGGAAAAATGGAAACTCTTTCTATttagttttttgaatttttgaaagcACACATGTGCTAAATAAGATCTATGTTGTAAAAAGCGCAAAAAGCGTGCGCCTAGGCGCTCGGGCGCAGCAAGGCGCACTTATAGCGTCTGGTGgtagcctaggcgcaaaaatgggtggtttttttttttttttttttttttttttgcaaaaacgGTGCTGAGGCGCAAAAAGGCGCGCGTCTAGGCGCAAAAACGGTGCTGAGCGCAGCGCATAAGCAGAAAACAAAAGgtaacgcaaaaaaaaaaaaacgaaaccgAGTGCGTGCAGCGTGCAAAAGCTGCCTCACGCGGGCCCGGGTTTTCGGACCACgcacgagttcaaccaaattccagctcagaaactcatttttgaaccCCCCCTGCGCacgggtaggacttgtggtaaaacatgtcataaagctACAATGGAGTAGTAAAGGCTTTACCTTATAAACAATCACTCGCTTTGTCTTTGACAACATAGAATAAGATTACAGAAACTAAATATTACGAAATCAGTTGAACTTTCTTTAATAAAGAAGTTTAGGAAATTTTTTATGCATTTGATTACAAGTTGGTTGAATTTCGA
This genomic stretch from Helianthus annuus cultivar XRQ/B chromosome 8, HanXRQr2.0-SUNRISE, whole genome shotgun sequence harbors:
- the LOC110932471 gene encoding probable alpha-mannosidase At5g13980, with product MSASPELLSLPPSATVDSAADHIHHFKYQKSRRGLHAYGSEGKLSHYVNSRSAIDASLKQSYSFYAGFDGTTGLQASGAYIFRPSGTYPIGSQKQITRVYKNKEHAEVEFTVGLIPIGDGVGKEIATKISTTIKSNQTFYTDSNGRDFIERIRDYRADWDLEVNQPIAGNYYPINLGIYLKDEKSELSVLVDRSVGGSSIVDGELELMLHRRLLYDDGKGVAKAINEAVCVGNDCRGLAISISFYY